A portion of the Sphingorhabdus pulchriflava genome contains these proteins:
- a CDS encoding NepR family anti-sigma factor, with amino-acid sequence MMTIDDSAFDPIAAALKQMHEAVASEELPDDFLRILEEIDAKIAAGKSMQ; translated from the coding sequence ATGATGACCATTGATGACAGTGCATTTGATCCCATCGCAGCTGCGCTGAAACAAATGCACGAGGCGGTCGCCAGCGAAGAACTGCCCGATGATTTCCTGCGCATTTTGGAAGAAATAGACGCCAAGATTGCAGCCGGTAAGTCTATGCAGTGA
- a CDS encoding glycosyltransferase family 4 protein, whose amino-acid sequence MYNVTVIEPCEQEYIAATLSPPTIATTRIALIGGFAPRRCGIATFTADIHSALGIASNAIAIDIYAMKPAGARFQFDAAVTSTITENSLNSFVAAAAKINRSGADIVWLQHEFGLFGGPAGDLILELLERVAAPLIVTLHTVLPEPDADQLRVIQELVARAAKLIVMSEGAGRLLHTVYGADADQVVVIPHGVPDRPFGRTQEFKRKFGFDDRQVMMTFGLLSSGKGIETVIEALPAIVEKTPGTLYCIVGATHPNLLAREGEAYRERLQAQAKALGVADHILWRDAFLESDELLDLIEAADIYVTAYPGAAQATSGTLSYAVALGKAVISTPFAHALELLGDEHGILVPFNDSDAIAREVASLLDEPDRRLALQQRAYARGRDMLWSSFAAQSLRVIESVKIRRNLRHIHGPVGIEGLLRICDGTGILQHSIFTVPDRSHGYCVDDNARALMLMNRWGCETEPDRSRLASTFAAFVESAWNPESGEFRNFMGFDRKWLENAGSHDSCDRTIWALGATALEGNSAGMRRWARGLFDRTAQSAFGLTSPRATAFAMLGADYLLATETGHGLADRILNDGAMRLQALLDVHRRPVWLWFEPVLAYDNCRLSEAMIRAGLRSNRSDWTNSGLETLCWLFDIQIAPDGHFRPIGSESFGHAYQPPKPFDQQPVEIWAAIDAAAAAFDATGDPIWLTHAARAFEWFAGANDRGIAVACRASGSCHDGINPRGLNLNEGAESLLSFQLANCAIRDLLSLPE is encoded by the coding sequence GTGTATAATGTTACAGTTATCGAACCTTGCGAGCAGGAATATATAGCCGCAACACTCAGCCCACCCACAATCGCCACGACGCGCATCGCGTTGATTGGGGGATTTGCACCGCGGCGGTGCGGGATTGCGACCTTCACTGCGGACATTCATTCCGCCCTTGGTATTGCGTCAAACGCGATTGCTATCGACATTTACGCGATGAAGCCTGCGGGTGCCCGGTTTCAGTTTGACGCAGCGGTTACATCGACGATTACCGAAAACAGCCTGAACAGTTTTGTGGCAGCTGCCGCCAAAATCAATCGAAGCGGCGCCGACATTGTCTGGCTTCAGCATGAATTCGGCCTTTTTGGCGGACCAGCGGGCGATCTGATTTTAGAACTGCTCGAACGGGTCGCAGCGCCCTTAATCGTCACCCTCCACACAGTGTTGCCCGAACCCGATGCGGATCAATTGCGGGTGATCCAGGAGCTGGTCGCACGGGCAGCCAAGCTGATTGTCATGTCAGAAGGCGCAGGACGGTTGCTACACACTGTCTACGGCGCAGATGCCGATCAGGTCGTTGTCATTCCGCACGGCGTGCCTGATCGGCCCTTTGGCCGCACGCAAGAATTCAAACGCAAATTCGGTTTTGATGACCGGCAAGTCATGATGACATTCGGTCTCCTTTCATCGGGCAAAGGCATCGAAACGGTAATTGAAGCCCTGCCTGCCATTGTCGAGAAAACACCTGGGACACTCTATTGCATCGTAGGTGCGACCCACCCAAACTTGTTGGCGCGCGAGGGTGAGGCCTACCGCGAACGCCTTCAAGCACAAGCCAAGGCACTTGGCGTTGCCGATCATATTCTTTGGCGGGACGCGTTTCTGGAAAGCGACGAACTGCTCGATCTGATCGAAGCGGCCGACATTTATGTTACTGCTTACCCGGGTGCTGCCCAGGCAACGTCGGGGACCCTTTCTTATGCCGTTGCACTGGGAAAGGCCGTGATCTCGACGCCCTTTGCCCACGCCTTGGAATTGCTGGGCGACGAACATGGCATCCTGGTTCCATTTAACGATAGTGATGCCATCGCCCGCGAAGTCGCTTCCTTGCTCGACGAGCCCGACCGTCGGCTTGCACTGCAGCAACGGGCCTATGCGCGCGGGCGCGATATGCTATGGTCCAGCTTCGCCGCCCAATCGCTCAGAGTCATCGAAAGCGTCAAAATCCGGCGCAACTTGCGGCACATACACGGACCGGTAGGCATCGAGGGCTTACTTCGTATCTGCGACGGCACCGGCATTCTCCAGCACAGCATATTCACCGTCCCCGACCGGTCACACGGTTACTGCGTTGATGATAATGCGCGCGCGCTGATGCTGATGAACCGGTGGGGGTGTGAAACAGAGCCCGATCGCAGCCGTCTGGCATCGACATTTGCAGCTTTCGTCGAAAGTGCATGGAATCCGGAAAGCGGTGAATTCCGGAACTTCATGGGTTTTGATCGAAAATGGCTTGAAAACGCAGGATCACATGACAGTTGCGACCGGACAATATGGGCATTGGGTGCGACTGCGCTGGAAGGCAACAGTGCGGGCATGCGGCGTTGGGCGCGGGGATTGTTTGACCGGACGGCGCAATCCGCCTTTGGGCTGACATCGCCGCGCGCAACAGCCTTCGCGATGCTAGGGGCGGATTATTTGCTCGCGACCGAAACGGGGCATGGCTTGGCCGACCGAATTTTGAATGACGGGGCAATGCGATTGCAGGCGTTGCTTGACGTCCACCGTCGCCCCGTCTGGCTCTGGTTTGAGCCAGTATTGGCCTACGACAATTGCCGGTTGAGCGAAGCGATGATCCGGGCCGGGTTGCGATCGAACCGATCAGACTGGACGAACAGCGGACTGGAAACTTTGTGCTGGCTGTTCGACATCCAGATCGCGCCAGACGGCCACTTCCGTCCTATCGGGTCGGAAAGCTTCGGCCATGCCTATCAACCACCAAAGCCGTTTGACCAGCAGCCTGTCGAAATCTGGGCCGCCATTGACGCTGCCGCTGCTGCATTCGACGCCACCGGGGATCCCATCTGGCTGACCCACGCAGCGCGTGCCTTTGAATGGTTTGCCGGTGCGAATGATAGGGGCATTGCCGTTGCCTGCCGAGCAAGCGGCAGTTGCCATGATGGAATCAACCCTCGCGGATTGAACCTGAATGAAGGGGCAGAATCGCTTCTATCGTTCCAGCTTGCAAATTGTGCGATCCGCGATTTGCTGTCGTTGCCGGAATAA
- a CDS encoding TIR domain-containing protein, which translates to MTASDPDGPDPTSVFFSYSREDQAKALPIIRLIEAAGFSTWWDGLLEGGERFSRATEDALNRAKVVVVLWSKASVHSHWVNDEATRGRDRRILVPLSLDGTEPPLGFGQFQVISLAGSKMNLDDAAIQRMVRAIAGLHGTAAQPLSSSPIRAPLLNRRTAIGGGLAVAASAGGLAIWKGGLLGSGATKNSVAVLPFDNLSGDPAQRYFSDGLASEIRSQLSRNALLEIVGQTSSNQFRENDGDARDIARELRVAFLLDGNVQKSGDRLKIATDLIDGKTGISKWSQTFERQLSDIFAVQGEIAAAVAGALSIAIDSRSEGKKARQIGGTQSLTAFDAFLRGRDLFEAHIDENSERAALAKFDQAISIDPEYAAARAMRSRALSVIANQYATANERKDLYGEAVAEARRATTLAPDFAAGFAALGYALFYGRLDAEAARAPYERGYQLALSDVDVLGRYAVYCARTGRFNDAETAINRASALDPLNPSMFKSAGNIKYAAKAYDEAIELARKALALNPKRSTLHGDIGNAYIMLGDLEKAETEFDQETNNLLALPGRAIVAAKRGNLGQSKQNLTLLIDEFGDNALYQQAQVHAQSGEPEKAFAALDRAYATADSGLVYLLNDPFLDPLRNDARFKNLLVQLHFV; encoded by the coding sequence TTGACTGCTAGCGACCCCGATGGCCCTGACCCGACATCCGTTTTCTTCAGTTACTCACGTGAAGATCAGGCGAAGGCGCTGCCGATTATCCGGTTGATCGAGGCAGCTGGTTTTTCAACCTGGTGGGATGGGCTTCTGGAAGGCGGGGAACGCTTTTCACGTGCCACCGAAGATGCACTGAATAGGGCAAAAGTCGTTGTCGTATTGTGGTCGAAGGCATCGGTCCATTCTCATTGGGTGAATGATGAGGCCACGCGCGGTCGAGATCGTCGGATACTTGTACCATTGTCACTCGACGGAACAGAGCCACCTCTCGGTTTTGGCCAGTTTCAAGTGATCAGCCTGGCTGGTTCTAAAATGAACCTGGACGATGCCGCGATCCAGCGGATGGTGCGCGCGATCGCAGGCTTGCACGGCACAGCCGCTCAACCTTTGAGTTCATCGCCGATCCGCGCGCCGCTTCTAAACCGTCGGACCGCGATCGGCGGAGGGCTGGCTGTGGCCGCTTCAGCCGGCGGTCTGGCAATCTGGAAAGGCGGGCTGCTGGGCAGCGGTGCAACCAAGAATAGCGTCGCGGTTCTTCCATTTGACAATCTTAGCGGCGATCCGGCGCAACGTTATTTTTCCGACGGGCTAGCGTCGGAAATCCGATCACAGTTGTCACGTAACGCGCTTCTCGAAATTGTAGGGCAAACCTCATCCAACCAGTTCCGCGAAAATGATGGCGATGCCCGCGATATCGCCCGTGAATTGCGGGTGGCCTTCCTGCTCGATGGCAATGTCCAGAAAAGCGGCGACAGGCTTAAAATTGCAACCGACCTGATCGACGGCAAGACCGGTATCAGCAAATGGTCGCAAACCTTTGAACGGCAGCTTTCGGATATCTTCGCCGTGCAAGGAGAAATTGCTGCGGCAGTCGCGGGCGCTCTTTCGATTGCAATAGATAGCAGGAGCGAAGGCAAGAAGGCGCGGCAGATTGGTGGCACACAAAGCCTGACAGCATTCGATGCCTTTCTGCGCGGGCGGGATCTGTTCGAAGCGCATATCGATGAGAACTCCGAACGGGCAGCATTGGCAAAATTCGACCAGGCTATTTCGATCGACCCTGAATATGCGGCCGCCCGGGCAATGCGGTCCCGCGCGCTCTCCGTCATCGCAAACCAATATGCAACTGCCAATGAGCGCAAGGATCTGTACGGTGAAGCTGTCGCGGAAGCGCGCAGGGCGACGACCCTTGCTCCCGATTTCGCTGCGGGCTTTGCCGCTCTCGGATACGCATTATTCTATGGCCGGTTAGATGCCGAGGCGGCCCGCGCGCCTTATGAACGCGGATATCAACTTGCGCTCAGCGATGTCGATGTACTGGGTCGATACGCCGTCTATTGCGCGAGAACCGGGCGGTTTAACGATGCTGAAACCGCCATCAATCGGGCCTCTGCTCTCGACCCATTGAATCCCTCAATGTTCAAATCGGCTGGCAACATCAAATATGCAGCCAAAGCTTATGACGAAGCGATCGAGCTCGCGCGAAAGGCGCTCGCATTGAACCCGAAGAGAAGCACTTTGCACGGCGATATCGGCAACGCCTATATAATGCTTGGCGATCTCGAAAAGGCCGAGACCGAGTTTGATCAGGAAACCAACAATCTGCTGGCGCTGCCCGGTCGAGCCATTGTCGCCGCAAAACGCGGCAACTTGGGCCAGTCCAAGCAAAATCTGACATTGTTGATCGACGAATTCGGAGACAATGCGCTCTACCAACAAGCACAGGTTCATGCACAATCAGGAGAGCCGGAAAAAGCCTTCGCGGCTCTCGACCGTGCTTATGCCACCGCCGACTCCGGATTGGTCTATCTGCTAAACGATCCGTTCCTTGATCCGCTGCGCAACGACGCACGGTTTAAGAACTTGCTAGTGCAACTGCACTTCGTGTAA
- a CDS encoding sigma-70 family RNA polymerase sigma factor — MTAQSPADVEADVIFRNLLVALIPSLRSFSRGLCGGRDMADDLAQDAMTRAWAARASFTPGSNFRAWMFMILRNQFYTTVRRNSRMVSWDPEIAERVLVQAPSQQDAIHVADVAKALQKLPPEQREILLLIGANGVSYIEAAEIVGCAVGTVKSRLARGRKALATLLDLENGDALFDRVT, encoded by the coding sequence GTGACGGCGCAGTCTCCTGCAGATGTCGAAGCCGACGTCATCTTCCGTAACCTTCTGGTTGCGCTGATCCCTTCCTTGCGGTCTTTTTCCCGTGGCCTTTGCGGCGGCCGAGACATGGCAGATGATTTGGCGCAGGACGCGATGACCCGCGCCTGGGCCGCGCGTGCAAGCTTCACGCCGGGCTCAAATTTCCGCGCATGGATGTTCATGATTCTGCGCAACCAGTTTTACACGACCGTCCGTCGGAACAGCCGAATGGTCAGCTGGGACCCCGAAATTGCTGAACGCGTTCTGGTACAAGCGCCCAGCCAGCAGGACGCCATCCATGTTGCAGACGTAGCCAAGGCGCTGCAAAAGCTTCCGCCCGAGCAGCGCGAAATCCTGTTGCTGATTGGGGCCAATGGCGTTTCCTATATCGAAGCCGCAGAGATTGTCGGCTGCGCCGTGGGTACAGTCAAAAGCCGACTAGCCAGAGGACGTAAAGCCCTGGCTACGCTGCTTGATCTCGAAAATGGCGACGCCTTGTTTGATCGGGTGACATGA
- a CDS encoding glycoside hydrolase family 130 protein, producing MVHLFQLDQRLHGNPASVVVRPFHLAWQASGPDLERVQKLARDILELDTHTVRAELAVVLSEFADRHWQIERVFDDRFAEIMPKLGLDGQTLPRNTRRLIGAYFCHEYSYAAAALMNPSVVRHPDQSGLQADSVRILLSLRAVGEGHISTIAFREGIISAGRQLKLFPEPSLATSALMRPPKADTPEGSIALYRHRESSISGTVIFPMTEAQRNGLEDLRLVEFTRDSGKSEWIGTYTAYSGRSIRSELLRTRDFRDFSLTPIQGGAGRNKGMALFPRKISGQFAMVGRQDGKNLYLMQSAKIDEWDGGTLILEPRFPWELVQIGNCGSPIELDEGWLLLTHGVGAMRKYSIGAALLDKNDPSKVLGRTPHPILAAADEDREGYVPNVVYTCGAIRVADDLFLPYGVADSSVCFAFVSIREILDAMV from the coding sequence ATGGTGCATCTGTTCCAGCTTGACCAGCGGTTGCATGGCAATCCTGCAAGCGTGGTCGTCCGGCCATTTCACCTCGCATGGCAGGCATCGGGACCCGATCTGGAACGCGTCCAGAAGCTCGCTCGGGACATATTGGAGCTTGATACGCACACCGTGCGCGCCGAGCTGGCGGTGGTGCTTAGCGAGTTTGCCGACCGCCATTGGCAGATCGAACGGGTGTTTGACGATCGCTTTGCCGAAATCATGCCCAAACTCGGATTGGATGGGCAAACGCTCCCGCGCAACACCCGCCGTCTGATTGGTGCCTATTTCTGTCATGAATATAGCTATGCCGCAGCGGCACTAATGAACCCTAGCGTCGTGCGCCATCCCGACCAGTCTGGCCTGCAGGCGGATAGTGTGCGTATATTGCTTTCGCTTCGCGCCGTCGGCGAAGGGCATATTTCCACCATTGCCTTTCGCGAAGGTATCATATCCGCAGGTCGTCAGCTGAAATTGTTCCCTGAACCTTCGCTGGCCACATCTGCGCTGATGCGCCCGCCCAAAGCCGACACGCCAGAGGGCAGCATAGCCCTTTACCGGCACCGCGAGAGCAGCATTTCAGGCACAGTTATCTTCCCGATGACCGAAGCCCAAAGAAACGGGCTGGAGGATTTGAGGCTGGTCGAATTCACCCGAGACAGCGGTAAAAGCGAATGGATCGGAACCTATACAGCCTATAGCGGTCGAAGCATTCGGTCCGAACTTTTGCGCACGAGGGACTTCCGCGATTTCAGCCTGACACCCATTCAGGGTGGGGCCGGGCGCAATAAGGGCATGGCATTGTTTCCAAGAAAAATCAGCGGGCAATTTGCCATGGTCGGGCGGCAGGACGGCAAAAACCTCTATTTGATGCAGTCTGCCAAGATCGATGAATGGGACGGCGGCACATTGATACTGGAACCGCGCTTTCCATGGGAACTGGTGCAGATTGGAAATTGCGGTTCGCCGATCGAGCTGGATGAAGGCTGGCTCCTGTTAACGCACGGAGTGGGCGCAATGCGGAAATATTCGATAGGTGCCGCGCTTCTGGACAAAAATGATCCATCAAAAGTTCTGGGGCGCACCCCCCATCCTATCCTCGCGGCAGCCGATGAAGATCGCGAGGGCTATGTTCCCAATGTTGTTTATACGTGCGGTGCTATCCGTGTCGCAGATGATCTGTTCCTGCCCTATGGGGTTGCCGATAGCTCGGTATGCTTTGCATTTGTTTCGATCAGAGAAATTCTGGACGCCATGGTGTAA
- a CDS encoding SDR family NAD(P)-dependent oxidoreductase produces MTDKMQLKADLSGKRALVTGASSEGFGAHFARVLAASNAEVVVAARRREPLEALVAEIRKSGGSASAVTIDVSNNASVEQAIADAGPLDIIVNNAGVEKSGSVLGLTEDDYDYVMDINLKGVWQVATAAARQMRERGQGGSIINIASITGHQGMKGAAPYSVSKAGVLHMTRQLAQELARYDIRVNSISPGYFATDLNREFLASEAGEAMRKRIAMRRFGDFPDLDGALLLLASDASRFMTGSDIIVDGGHLLYSL; encoded by the coding sequence ATGACGGACAAAATGCAACTCAAGGCAGATCTTTCGGGCAAACGGGCATTGGTGACGGGTGCGTCAAGCGAAGGTTTCGGGGCACATTTTGCACGGGTGTTGGCTGCGAGCAATGCGGAAGTGGTGGTTGCCGCGCGCCGGAGGGAGCCGTTGGAAGCGCTGGTCGCTGAAATCCGGAAATCCGGCGGTTCGGCTTCAGCTGTTACCATCGACGTGTCGAACAATGCCAGTGTCGAACAGGCAATTGCAGATGCAGGACCTCTCGACATCATCGTCAACAATGCCGGGGTGGAAAAGTCGGGATCGGTCCTGGGGCTGACCGAAGACGATTACGATTATGTCATGGACATCAATCTAAAAGGCGTATGGCAGGTGGCAACAGCTGCCGCCCGGCAAATGCGTGAGCGGGGGCAGGGCGGATCAATCATTAACATTGCTTCGATAACCGGACATCAGGGCATGAAAGGTGCTGCGCCTTACAGCGTTTCGAAGGCGGGGGTGCTGCATATGACACGGCAGCTCGCGCAGGAACTGGCGCGCTATGACATCAGGGTGAACTCGATCTCGCCTGGCTATTTTGCGACCGATCTCAATCGCGAATTCCTCGCTTCGGAAGCGGGAGAAGCGATGCGCAAAAGGATCGCGATGCGCCGCTTTGGCGACTTTCCCGATCTGGACGGCGCTTTGCTGTTGCTGGCATCAGACGCGTCACGGTTCATGACCGGCAGCGACATCATCGTCGACGGCGGGCATCTGCTCTATTCGCTGTGA
- a CDS encoding CaiB/BaiF CoA transferase family protein has translation MGKLTGIKVVDLSVFLPGPMMTVMMADQGAEVIKVETAAGDPSREQAPFEAGQSVWFRNLNRGKKSIVLDLKSEEGKARLWTLIEGADVFVEGFRPGVMQRLGFDYATVSARNPLIVYCSISAFGQNGALAHHPAHDMATQALAGFLSVNDGPDGTPVVPGTASSDMAAGLTALSATLMALIGRETSGKGDYIDCAMFDSLLPWCVHTAGSAIAGGSAPVSAKQRSLGGAGLYQVYQTSDRKYVVLGGREIKFAENLLNALGRPDLIEHAKREAGEQGELIAYLRSVFITRSRDEWVSWFADKDVAFAPVLDFREALDEPHIAERGLWVEHDGAHHIAPAIRFASEQWQPSKAPELNADAG, from the coding sequence ATGGGTAAGCTGACCGGCATCAAGGTAGTCGACCTTTCGGTATTTCTTCCCGGCCCGATGATGACCGTGATGATGGCGGATCAAGGCGCAGAGGTCATCAAGGTCGAAACCGCCGCTGGCGATCCTTCGCGGGAGCAGGCTCCGTTTGAGGCCGGCCAATCGGTCTGGTTTCGCAATCTCAATCGCGGCAAGAAAAGCATCGTCCTTGATCTGAAAAGCGAGGAGGGCAAGGCGCGTCTCTGGACATTAATCGAAGGTGCCGACGTGTTTGTCGAAGGCTTTCGTCCCGGCGTCATGCAGCGGCTGGGGTTCGACTATGCAACGGTGTCTGCTCGCAACCCGCTCATCGTCTATTGCTCCATTTCAGCCTTTGGCCAGAACGGCGCGTTGGCGCACCATCCGGCGCATGATATGGCCACACAGGCGCTCGCAGGTTTCCTTTCGGTCAATGACGGACCGGACGGTACGCCTGTCGTACCGGGTACGGCATCATCTGATATGGCGGCCGGACTGACCGCCTTGTCTGCCACTTTGATGGCATTGATTGGTCGGGAAACGAGCGGGAAGGGCGACTATATTGACTGCGCTATGTTCGACAGCCTGCTGCCGTGGTGCGTGCACACCGCTGGCAGTGCGATTGCTGGTGGATCCGCACCGGTTTCGGCAAAGCAACGATCATTGGGAGGTGCGGGGCTTTATCAAGTGTATCAAACAAGTGACCGAAAATATGTAGTTTTGGGTGGACGTGAAATCAAGTTCGCTGAAAATCTGTTGAATGCTCTTGGTCGCCCGGATTTGATCGAACATGCCAAACGCGAGGCGGGTGAACAGGGCGAACTTATCGCCTATTTGCGTTCGGTCTTCATCACTCGCAGCCGCGATGAATGGGTTTCGTGGTTTGCCGACAAGGATGTCGCCTTTGCACCGGTTTTGGATTTTCGCGAAGCATTGGACGAGCCGCATATCGCCGAACGCGGGCTTTGGGTCGAACATGACGGCGCGCATCATATCGCGCCGGCAATCCGTTTCGCATCGGAGCAATGGCAACCGAGCAAAGCGCCCGAACTAAACGCCGACGCTGGCTAG
- a CDS encoding acyl-CoA dehydrogenase family protein, protein MAEKLSDRALEIGANVERFVRNVVIPYEKDTRRDHHGAPLDELVYEMRDKARAAGVLTPHILADGSHLTQLETAYVLQKSGLSPLGPLAVNTMAPDEGNMYLIGHVGSPEMKQRFLKPLVEGRARSAFFMTEPAGENGAGSDPSMMKTTCKLDGNHWVINGRKAFITGAEGASVGIVMAKADEGACMFLVDLPDPAIRIEHVPNTIDSSMPGGHATVIIDNLRVPADQMLGVAGEGFKYAQIRLSPARLSHCMRWHGCCERAHEIASDYANRREAFGKPLIDHEGVGFMLAENLIDLKQAQLMIDWCASVLDTGSLGTVESSMTKVAVSEALMRIADRCVQVMGGTGVTDATIVEQIFREVRAFRIYDGPTEVHKWSLAKKIRRDWKAAQS, encoded by the coding sequence GTGGCTGAAAAATTATCTGACCGGGCATTGGAAATCGGCGCGAATGTTGAACGATTCGTGCGCAATGTCGTCATTCCTTATGAGAAGGACACGCGCCGCGACCATCATGGCGCACCGCTGGACGAGCTGGTATATGAGATGCGCGACAAAGCGCGCGCGGCAGGAGTGTTGACGCCGCACATCCTTGCCGACGGATCACATCTTACGCAGCTTGAAACAGCCTATGTGCTGCAAAAGTCCGGGCTATCGCCACTCGGACCACTTGCTGTGAACACCATGGCTCCCGACGAAGGCAATATGTACTTGATCGGCCATGTTGGCAGTCCGGAGATGAAGCAACGCTTCCTCAAGCCGCTGGTCGAAGGGCGGGCGCGATCGGCCTTTTTCATGACTGAACCGGCGGGAGAAAATGGCGCTGGTTCAGACCCGTCGATGATGAAAACGACCTGCAAGCTCGATGGCAATCACTGGGTAATTAACGGCAGGAAAGCATTCATCACGGGGGCTGAAGGTGCAAGTGTCGGCATCGTCATGGCAAAAGCCGATGAGGGTGCATGCATGTTCCTTGTCGATCTGCCCGATCCCGCGATCCGCATAGAGCATGTGCCCAATACCATCGACAGCTCGATGCCCGGCGGACATGCCACCGTGATCATAGACAATCTGCGCGTGCCCGCCGACCAGATGCTCGGCGTTGCCGGTGAAGGTTTCAAATATGCGCAAATCCGCCTTTCGCCTGCCCGCCTGTCGCACTGCATGCGCTGGCATGGCTGCTGCGAGCGAGCGCACGAAATAGCGTCAGACTATGCCAACCGACGAGAGGCATTTGGCAAGCCGCTGATCGACCATGAAGGCGTCGGCTTCATGCTGGCCGAAAATCTGATCGACCTGAAGCAGGCGCAGTTGATGATTGATTGGTGTGCGTCGGTGCTCGACACAGGATCGCTCGGCACGGTCGAAAGTTCGATGACCAAGGTTGCTGTTTCTGAGGCACTCATGCGTATCGCCGATCGTTGTGTGCAGGTCATGGGTGGTACCGGGGTAACCGATGCCACAATTGTCGAGCAAATCTTCCGCGAAGTTCGCGCATTCCGCATCTATGATGGCCCAACTGAGGTTCACAAATGGAGCCTCGCCAAAAAGATCAGGCGCGACTGGAAGGCGGCTCAGAGCTGA
- a CDS encoding acyl-CoA dehydrogenase family protein → MSDSPEQLAEFRDEVRNFFATDYPQSVREKIARGQRLEKADQILSQQALNAKGWFGVGWPKEDGGTGWSAVERYIFDQELDLAGAAPIIPMSVIYIGPIVCAFGTPEQKARWLSGILESRDFWAQGYSEPESGSDLASLRLSAVRDGDDYIINGAKIWTSGAHWANWIFCLARTSKEARKQDGISMICVPMDQPGVTVHPIPLIDGSAELNRVEFDNVRVPAEFRIGDEGRGWYYANVLLKNERLSYAHIGAKRRDIERLRARLAQWNESGEKAALVHKLASIEAKLDVIETAILRVLGTDMEMSTAAFLKIACTECAQAITALAVDIAGPARAAMPDRSLADWDKIAPLVPPACAIAPQSYFFERAQTIYGGSTEIQKNIMWRAISG, encoded by the coding sequence TTGTCCGACAGTCCAGAACAATTGGCCGAATTTCGTGACGAGGTACGCAATTTTTTTGCGACGGACTATCCTCAATCGGTCCGTGAAAAAATAGCGCGTGGGCAACGGTTGGAGAAGGCAGACCAGATCCTCTCGCAGCAGGCACTGAACGCAAAGGGCTGGTTTGGCGTGGGCTGGCCGAAAGAGGATGGCGGCACCGGGTGGTCCGCAGTCGAGCGCTATATCTTCGATCAGGAACTCGACCTTGCGGGTGCGGCGCCGATCATCCCGATGTCGGTAATCTATATCGGGCCCATTGTCTGCGCCTTCGGTACGCCTGAGCAAAAGGCGCGCTGGCTATCTGGCATTCTCGAATCGCGGGACTTCTGGGCGCAGGGTTATTCAGAACCGGAATCAGGGTCTGACCTTGCCAGTCTGCGGCTGTCTGCGGTGCGCGACGGCGATGACTATATCATCAACGGTGCCAAAATCTGGACCTCCGGCGCGCATTGGGCAAACTGGATTTTCTGCCTCGCGCGTACATCCAAAGAAGCGCGCAAGCAGGATGGCATTTCGATGATCTGCGTGCCGATGGATCAGCCGGGAGTTACCGTGCACCCCATCCCGCTGATCGATGGTTCGGCCGAGCTCAACCGCGTCGAGTTCGACAATGTCCGCGTGCCTGCCGAATTTCGCATCGGCGATGAAGGCAGGGGTTGGTATTATGCCAATGTCCTGCTGAAGAACGAGCGGCTTTCCTATGCCCATATCGGCGCCAAACGGCGCGATATCGAACGGCTGCGTGCGCGTCTGGCACAATGGAATGAGAGCGGCGAAAAGGCGGCGCTTGTTCACAAGCTGGCGAGCATCGAGGCCAAACTCGACGTCATCGAAACCGCAATATTGCGCGTCCTCGGCACCGATATGGAGATGTCGACGGCCGCCTTCCTGAAAATTGCCTGCACCGAATGCGCACAGGCAATCACAGCACTTGCAGTCGATATTGCGGGACCCGCCCGGGCGGCAATGCCCGACCGTTCGCTAGCGGACTGGGACAAGATTGCTCCCCTCGTGCCGCCAGCCTGTGCCATCGCGCCGCAATCCTACTTCTTCGAGCGAGCACAGACCATCTATGGTGGCTCAACCGAAATCCAGAAAAACATCATGTGGAGGGCCATAAGTGGCTGA